Within Sphingobium aromaticiconvertens, the genomic segment ATATTTGCCCGGCCGGAGAGATGCTGGGCCTAAAAAATAATGAGCCTGAGCGGTGAATGGCCTGAAAGCCGAAAGGGATGTGACGACATGAAGAGCCTGTCGAAATTGGCGGCTGGGACCGCGATGTTGCTATGCCTCATGCCCGCCACGGCCATGGCACAGGCGATCAGCGCGGCGGAAGCAGCCGAATTGCGAGCGCAGATTGCTGCGTTGAAGGCGCAGGTCGAGCGATTGGCGTCACGGCTGGACGGCGCGCCGACCCCGGCAGCGCAAGCGGCGGTACAGGCTGGTGCTCCGGCGGCGATCCCCCCATCGGGCAGCGCGCCAACGCCGGTCGTAACCGCAAGCGCGGCGACCAAGCCCGCCAAGACGGCGCCGGAAACCGGCATAAGCTGGAAGGGCAGCCCGGTTTTCAGCAGCGGATCGGCAAGCTTCAAGGTGAAGGGCCGCATCCAGTATGATGCGGGCGTGCTGTTTGCGCCTGCGAGCGTGGAGGACGGAGCCACGGGCTATTCCAACGAATTGCGCCGGCTGCGGTTGGGTGGCGAAGGACAGTTGGGCAGCGGCTTCGGCTATAAGCTGGAAACCGAGCTGTCGGATAATCAGGTCGATCTGGTCGACACCTATATCACCTATGAAAAGGGCAAGTGGCTGCTGACATTTGGCAACCAGAATGAGTTTCAGTCGCTGGATGAACTGATTGGCGACACCACCGGATCAGTGATGGAGCGCGCGGCCTTTACCGATGCCTTCGGGTTCGAGCGGCGGTTGGGGCTATCGGCGCAATATCGCTCCGGCATCCTGCTGGCGCAGGCAGGGATATTCTCAGATAGCGCCGATTCGCTGATGAATGCGTCGGACGGCGCCAATGGCGGGGACGAAAATAACAGCTATGGCGTCGATGGGCGTGTCGTGCTGGCGCCCAAGGTCGGCAAGATGCAGTTGCATTTCGGCGCGTCGGCGCACTGGCGCGATTTCAATCGGCTGTCCTCCGTTGCGCAGCGCTATCGTCAGCGGCCCTATCTGCACAGCGTCAACAGCCGTTTTCTGGCGACTCCGGGCGTCGCCGCCGATGGCGAGAGCCATTATGGCATCGAACTGGCGGGTACGCGCGGGCCATTGCATTGGGCGGGCGAGGCGCACTGGCTAAGACCCTCACAACCCGGTGTCGCCGACGCGACCTTCTTTGGCGGCTATGGCGAGGTCGGCTTTTTCCTGACCGGCGAGACACGCGCGTACAAGAACGGCATCTTCGGCAGCACCAAGCCGTTGCGGCCCGTGGGCAGCGGTGGAATGGGATCGTGGCAGGTGACGCTGCGCTATGACTATCTGGATATGAACAGCAAAGGCATCGTCGGCGGCAAGCAAAATGGCGTGATTGCCGCGCTGGTGTGGACGCCGATCGAATATCTGCGGTTCAACGTCAACTACGAGCATCTGGCCTATCAGGACGCAGCAATCCTGGCGGGGACGCGGAGCGATTATGATGTGAACGTTGTTGGCTGGCGCGCGGAGCTGGACTTCTAAAAGGCAGGGCGAACAGACGCCATCCGGTACGGTATCGAAAGGATTTACCTTTTCGCCATTGTCCCGCAAACTGTTCCTACCAACGGGAGAGGTGTAATGACCATGCGCGCCGGACTATTCTTGTCGTTCATAGCCCTGTTGCCGGGTTGCACGGCGACCGATGGGGGTAAGCCTGCCGCGCAAGCCTCGACAGCCAGTGTCGCCTTGACCGGTACCGTCGCCTATCGGCAGCGGATCGCGCTGCCGCCTGATGCGCGGGTGAAGGTCATGCTGTCCGACGTCGGTCGCATGGACGCGCCGGCCCCGGTGCTTGCCGAGACTGAATTTGGCGCGGATGGCCGACAGGTGCCGCTCCCGTTCACACTCAACTATGATCCTGCGCGTATCGCGCCGAACGGCAGTTATGCCGTGTCGGCGCGGATCATCGATGTATCGGGACGCCTGATGTGGATCACCGATACACGCGTTTCCCTGCCGCCGCCGGGAACCCCGGCAACGCTTTGGCTGGTGCAGGTGCGGAACTGAAGCCCTATAAAATGGTGCGGCGGATTCTTCTTCCCCTTGCGTGGATCGCAACTTTGACGGGGTGCATGCACATGACCGAAGATGCCAGTCCGCTGCCGACCGGTGCCGTCTGGCTGGTCGAGGATGTGGGCGGAGGCGGCATTATCGACAGTAGCCACATCTCGCTATTCCTTGATGGCAAGGGCAGGGCGAGCGGCAGCGGTGGCTGCAATCGTTATATGGGGCAATATCATCTGTCAGGGGATCGGCTATCCTTCGATCAGATTGCCGGAACGAAGATGGCCTGCGCTCAGGCACTCATGCTTCAGGAGCAGCGGTTTCTGAAAGCTCTGGCAGAAGTCAGCATCTGGAGGATCGACCCAACCGGCGCGCTTCTACTGACCGGATCTGGCGGTGCGTCATTGCGCCTTTTTCCAGAAGGTCCGGCACCCAGGGAATGAATTTCCAGGACGGACAGGAATCGCCTTTTCTCGTCAGGCGACCTGCCGACCGAAATCCTGCGAGGCGGCGCGCAGTGAGCCGAGCTTGCCTTCCACGCTCATGAAGCCGCGTTCGAGCTGGTCGATTTCCGAGGCGACGACCTCCGTGTCCTGACGGATGGCCGAGATGGTGGTCGACATGGAGTCGGCGGCCAGCGCGGTTTCGTCGACCGCAGCGGTGATCATCGTCACCGTCTGCGCCTGCGCGTCCATGGCGTGGCGGATGCGTTCGGCGCTTTGCTGCACTTCGCCCACCGTGTTGCGGATGCGTTCGTTGGTTTCGACTGAAAGGCGGGTCGAGGCCTGGATATCGGCGATCTTGCCCGCTATCTCGTCCGTGGCGCGTGCGGTCTGGTTGGCAAGGCTTTTTACTTCCTGCGCGACGACGGCAAAGCCGCGTCCGGCGTCGCCCGCACGGGCTGCCTCGATCGTGGCATTGAGGGCGAGGAGGTTGGTCTGACCGGCGATGTCGCGGATCAGGCCGAGAATCGATTCGATCGACTTGGCATGGTCGGACAGGGTGGCGGACATGGTGACGGCGTCGCCGGACTGCTGCGCGGCGCGATGGGCTACATCAGCTGCCCCCTCGACTTCGGTACGGGCGTCCTCGATCGCGCGGATCAGGCCGGCGGAGGTGCGGGCGGCTTCGCGCATGGCGAGGGCGGATTGTTCGGCGGCGGCGGCGACTTCGGATGCCTTGCCTAACATTCCGCGCGTGGCGGCGGATGCATCCTTGGCCTGTTCGCGCAGTGATTCGCCCAGTTGGGAAGCGCCGTCGATCTCACCTACGATTCGCTGTTCGAACAAGGTGCCATAACGCTGGCGTTCGTTGCGCTCCTCATCGGCCAGGTCGGTGGCCAGGACATTGCTGATCAGGCCCGCATCGATCATCGAGACGCGCATCATCGTGCGGCCAAGGCGGCGGGATTTTTCTTGGTCATCCGCGCATTGTTCCCAGATGATG encodes:
- a CDS encoding OprO/OprP family phosphate-selective porin; protein product: MKSLSKLAAGTAMLLCLMPATAMAQAISAAEAAELRAQIAALKAQVERLASRLDGAPTPAAQAAVQAGAPAAIPPSGSAPTPVVTASAATKPAKTAPETGISWKGSPVFSSGSASFKVKGRIQYDAGVLFAPASVEDGATGYSNELRRLRLGGEGQLGSGFGYKLETELSDNQVDLVDTYITYEKGKWLLTFGNQNEFQSLDELIGDTTGSVMERAAFTDAFGFERRLGLSAQYRSGILLAQAGIFSDSADSLMNASDGANGGDENNSYGVDGRVVLAPKVGKMQLHFGASAHWRDFNRLSSVAQRYRQRPYLHSVNSRFLATPGVAADGESHYGIELAGTRGPLHWAGEAHWLRPSQPGVADATFFGGYGEVGFFLTGETRAYKNGIFGSTKPLRPVGSGGMGSWQVTLRYDYLDMNSKGIVGGKQNGVIAALVWTPIEYLRFNVNYEHLAYQDAAILAGTRSDYDVNVVGWRAELDF
- a CDS encoding YbaY family lipoprotein is translated as MTMRAGLFLSFIALLPGCTATDGGKPAAQASTASVALTGTVAYRQRIALPPDARVKVMLSDVGRMDAPAPVLAETEFGADGRQVPLPFTLNYDPARIAPNGSYAVSARIIDVSGRLMWITDTRVSLPPPGTPATLWLVQVRN
- a CDS encoding META domain-containing protein; translation: MTEDASPLPTGAVWLVEDVGGGGIIDSSHISLFLDGKGRASGSGGCNRYMGQYHLSGDRLSFDQIAGTKMACAQALMLQEQRFLKALAEVSIWRIDPTGALLLTGSGGASLRLFPEGPAPRE
- a CDS encoding methyl-accepting chemotaxis protein encodes the protein MTSSATPGHAMLDQLLELDVSNTLAPETREIYEMLPDGGDAAARAFFAAYMRHTSLRGKLSDSAVAAIESESLRYVRQKLQNYGRGDWAQSAAQCVRHARKQGVPVQSVLAAMSAANEKLTDIIWEQCADDQEKSRRLGRTMMRVSMIDAGLISNVLATDLADEERNERQRYGTLFEQRIVGEIDGASQLGESLREQAKDASAATRGMLGKASEVAAAAEQSALAMREAARTSAGLIRAIEDARTEVEGAADVAHRAAQQSGDAVTMSATLSDHAKSIESILGLIRDIAGQTNLLALNATIEAARAGDAGRGFAVVAQEVKSLANQTARATDEIAGKIADIQASTRLSVETNERIRNTVGEVQQSAERIRHAMDAQAQTVTMITAAVDETALAADSMSTTISAIRQDTEVVASEIDQLERGFMSVEGKLGSLRAASQDFGRQVA